A region of Methanomicrobium sp. W14 DNA encodes the following proteins:
- a CDS encoding Tfx family DNA-binding protein, translating to MKESLLTERQKEVLRYRKQGYTQQQIADIIETSKANVCTIEKAATENIKKAKETLEFLYTLDATHLCTIKAGSDFLDAAKEIFNEAEGLGIKVRYDTISLINRMRDSNPERFRARYIREDIDVYINKDGDIYFN from the coding sequence ATGAAAGAGAGTCTCCTCACTGAACGTCAGAAAGAAGTCCTTCGATACAGAAAGCAGGGATACACACAACAGCAGATAGCTGATATAATAGAAACTTCAAAAGCCAACGTCTGTACGATCGAAAAGGCAGCGACGGAGAATATCAAGAAAGCGAAGGAAACCCTGGAATTTTTGTATACTCTGGATGCCACGCATCTCTGCACCATAAAAGCAGGGTCGGATTTTCTTGATGCCGCAAAGGAAATATTCAACGAGGCTGAAGGTCTGGGCATTAAGGTAAGGTATGACACCATATCACTTATCAACCGTATGCGCGATTCAAATCCGGAAAGGTTTCGCGCAAGATACATCAGGGAAGATATTGATGTCTACATAAACAAAGACGGGGATATATACTTCAATTAA
- a CDS encoding F420-dependent methylenetetrahydromethanopterin dehydrogenase, giving the protein MVVKVGIAKLGNIASGVMAELLLDERADREDMQSFMATSGTKLQPEDIERVVSNMKAWKPDFCIVVSPNGVLPGPKGAREDLAAAGIPCVVITDDITTKKDDFAALKESSFGYIIMKADSMIGARREFLDPIEMADYNGNLVKVLSLTGAFRKLQLALDKVIDQVKAGKKGAELELPKIVMTSDKAVAGEFTNPYALAKARAAYEIAQAVAGVNVKGCFMTKGHENYTPIVASAHEMMRSATLLCDEAREIEKGCNGVIRMPHKADGEIVKKVELISKPW; this is encoded by the coding sequence ATGGTAGTTAAAGTAGGTATTGCAAAACTCGGCAACATCGCAAGTGGTGTAATGGCAGAACTGCTCCTTGATGAGCGTGCAGACCGTGAAGATATGCAGTCATTCATGGCGACAAGCGGAACAAAGCTCCAGCCTGAGGACATTGAACGCGTTGTCTCCAACATGAAAGCATGGAAGCCCGATTTCTGCATCGTAGTTTCTCCAAACGGCGTTCTTCCCGGACCAAAAGGTGCCCGTGAGGATCTTGCTGCCGCAGGAATCCCGTGTGTCGTAATAACAGACGACATAACAACAAAGAAGGATGACTTTGCAGCACTCAAGGAGTCATCATTCGGATACATCATCATGAAGGCAGACTCCATGATAGGTGCACGCCGTGAATTCCTCGACCCGATTGAAATGGCCGACTACAACGGAAACCTCGTGAAAGTCCTTTCATTAACAGGCGCATTCCGCAAACTCCAGCTCGCACTGGACAAAGTCATTGACCAGGTAAAGGCAGGAAAGAAGGGTGCAGAACTTGAGCTCCCAAAGATTGTCATGACATCAGACAAGGCTGTTGCAGGAGAGTTTACGAACCCATACGCACTTGCAAAGGCACGTGCAGCATATGAGATTGCACAGGCAGTCGCAGGTGTAAACGTCAAGGGCTGCTTCATGACAAAAGGGCATGAGAACTACACACCGATTGTCGCATCCGCACACGAAATGATGCGTTCAGCTACACTTCTTTGCGATGAGGCACGTGAGATAGAAAAGGGCTGCAACGGCGTAATCCGTATGCCACACAAGGCAGACGGTGAGATAGTCAAGAAAGTAGAGCTTATCTCAAAGCCCTGGTAA
- a CDS encoding MFS transporter has translation MRYKHTLKGQWSVLLLLSIATAIELLDGTAVNISLPTMADYYSVDISTVSLIPLVYFLVISCLLLPFAKIIEKYGTRNIIGAGLFLFTASSYLCAVSPDIKLLIMFRCLQATGGAMMAAGVPAQVATGFPSEVRGKVLGVIMGAGGIALAAGPAIGGYITHFLSWHWIFYINIPIGIFGMALTMYAVEDSRIKSSLKNFDYAGVVTLCAAMTSFLVILSQGSSLGWSSPATAVLFFLFVVFAVLFAYCEKRHSDPIIDIDIFKNPGFSGSVVFLVIFEILLGGVEFILPFYLESVLGMTPDISGLYLLIPPLIMIIAGPAGGSISDYEGNRLVCSTAGFLAAVSFVILFLSLGNISANQIYLVIGLIVFGISIGTVASSGANRIIEQCPEDHRVTGSAVSNLVFYVGMSMGTAVYTLIVQESLASEMPGITDVNSISAGLIPPGILTSAMHQIYLFSFLLAVGAMIISLLIRDREVIDEP, from the coding sequence ATGAGATATAAGCATACCCTGAAAGGACAATGGTCAGTACTTCTGCTTCTGTCCATTGCAACTGCAATTGAGCTTTTGGACGGGACAGCTGTAAATATTTCGCTTCCGACGATGGCCGATTATTATTCGGTTGATATAAGCACTGTCTCACTGATACCGCTTGTATATTTCCTTGTCATAAGCTGCCTTCTTCTGCCGTTTGCAAAAATCATTGAAAAATACGGCACAAGAAACATCATAGGTGCAGGACTTTTCCTTTTTACTGCAAGTTCATATCTTTGTGCAGTATCGCCGGACATAAAACTTCTAATCATGTTTCGGTGTCTTCAGGCGACCGGCGGCGCTATGATGGCCGCAGGAGTTCCGGCGCAGGTTGCAACAGGCTTTCCGTCTGAAGTAAGGGGAAAGGTGCTCGGAGTGATTATGGGTGCAGGAGGAATCGCTCTTGCGGCAGGGCCTGCCATAGGCGGCTACATCACTCATTTTTTGTCCTGGCACTGGATATTTTACATAAATATCCCTATCGGAATATTTGGAATGGCGCTTACCATGTATGCAGTGGAGGACAGCAGAATAAAATCTTCTCTCAAAAATTTTGATTACGCCGGAGTTGTCACGTTGTGCGCTGCAATGACGTCTTTTCTGGTGATACTGTCCCAGGGCAGCTCATTAGGGTGGAGCTCTCCTGCAACGGCAGTACTGTTCTTCCTTTTCGTCGTTTTTGCAGTACTTTTTGCATACTGCGAAAAGAGGCACAGTGATCCCATAATAGATATAGACATCTTCAAAAACCCTGGTTTTTCCGGCTCAGTCGTATTTCTCGTAATTTTTGAGATACTTCTCGGTGGTGTCGAATTCATCCTCCCGTTCTATCTTGAAAGTGTTCTTGGTATGACTCCTGATATTTCCGGTCTTTATCTTCTTATTCCGCCACTGATAATGATTATTGCAGGTCCTGCCGGAGGTTCAATTTCAGACTACGAGGGGAACAGGTTAGTCTGCTCGACTGCCGGTTTTCTTGCGGCAGTTTCATTTGTAATACTTTTCCTGTCTCTTGGTAATATCAGTGCAAATCAGATTTACCTTGTGATAGGCCTCATAGTTTTCGGAATATCAATCGGGACAGTTGCAAGTTCGGGTGCGAACAGAATTATTGAGCAGTGCCCTGAAGATCACAGGGTGACAGGCTCTGCGGTCAGCAATCTTGTGTTTTACGTCGGCATGAGCATGGGGACAGCCGTCTATACGCTTATTGTGCAGGAAAGCCTTGCGTCGGAAATGCCGGGAATAACCGATGTGAATAGTATTTCGGCAGGCCTGATACCGCCAGGAATCCTGACTTCCGCAATGCACCAGATATATCTGTTTTCGTTTTTGCTTGCCGTGGGGGCTATGATAATTTCACTTCTAATCAGGGACAGGGAAGTAATTGATGAACCTTGA